A genomic window from Scatophagus argus isolate fScaArg1 chromosome 17, fScaArg1.pri, whole genome shotgun sequence includes:
- the sp8a gene encoding LOW QUALITY PROTEIN: transcription factor Sp8a (The sequence of the model RefSeq protein was modified relative to this genomic sequence to represent the inferred CDS: inserted 2 bases in 1 codon): MAATLLGEEPRLGSTPLAMLAATCSRIGDPSSSCSPALSDGAPGLVKGFHPWRGGAPGTNSLSTCLTSLGVPSSNCRSTGTGLTEASSAFSVTTANSPFGNDYSMYQSAVPSENSVPDPAHTQRSVFLTKFPSSVDGIAGIYPRMHAHPYESWFKPMGDVSNGSTPWWDIGASWMDTQSPAGLPSPLSGYSTDYNSAFSAGASQHLVPAAQHLFDGFRPPVPAPYTESTTTATPTLTGNPVVSLPASSRSSSRRYSGRATCDCPNCQEAESLGQGGTSXGEKRFECSVCHKRFMRSDHLSKHTRTHNADGSEEGGEAGLVKGSSDTDNSLSGSPRQSPGLHMREAVQSIKGQSAVE; this comes from the exons ATGGCTGCTACACTGCTAGGG GAGGAGCCCCGTCTCGGCAGCACACCGCTGGCCATGCTGGCTGCCACCTGCAGCAGGATCGGTGACCCCAGCTCCTCGTGCTCCCCTGCTCTGTCTGATGGAGCACCGGGACTTGTCAAGGGCTTCCACCCGTGGAGGGGAGGCGCCCCGGGCACCAACAGCCTGAGTACATGCCTCACCTCGCTTGGTGTTCCCTCTAGTAACTGCAGGAGTACCGGGACTGGATTGACGGAGGCCTCCAGCGCATTCTCGGTGACCACTGCCAACTCTCCTTTCGGAAATGATTATTCAATGTACCAGAGCGCCGTGCCATCAGAAAACAGTGTTCCAGATCCCGCGCACACACAGCGGTCTGTGTTTCTGACCAAATTCCCCTCCTCAGTGGACGGCATAGCTGGGATATATCCGAGGATGCACGCACATCCATATGAGTCTTGGTTCAAGCCCATGGGAGATGTCAGTAACGGGTCCACTCCTTGGTGGGACATCGGAGCCAGCTGGATGGACACACAGAGCCCGGCGGGGCTACCCTCACCTCTGAGCGGCTACAGCACTGACTACAACTCCGCTTTCAGTGCCGGTGCTTCTCAGCACCTTGTCCCTGCCGCACAACACCTGTTTGACGGCTTCAGGCCTCCTGTTCCGGCACCATATACAGAGTCTACGACGACCGCAACGCCTACGCTCACAGGAAATCCCGTCGTCTCGCTGCCCGCATCTTCCCGCTCCTCATCGCGGCGCTACTCCGGCAGAGCCACCTGCGACTGTCCGAACTGCCAGGAGGCGGAGAGCCTGGGCCAGGGGGGCACGAG CGGGGAGAAACGATTCGAATGCTCCGTTTGCCATAAGCGTTTCATGCGCTCCGACCACCTCAGCAAGCACACGAGGACGCACAACGCGGATGGCTCGGAGGAGGGCGGAGAAGCGGGACTCGTTAAAGGGAGCAGCGACACGGATAACAGCCTGTCCGGTAGCCCGAGGCAGTCTCCGGGTCTACACATGCGTGAGGCTGTCCAAAGCATCAAGGGACAGAGTGCGGTGGAATAA